Part of the Pirellulales bacterium genome is shown below.
CGATTCCAGACGTCGTTTGAGTGCCCGGAATTTGTGGGTGAGCTCGCGCTTTTGGATGACGCGGTTCAGCAGCGATTCGATTTCCACTAGCTTGCACGGCTTGGTGAGATAATCGAACGCTCCATGACGCAAGGCAGCCACGGCCGATTCCAACGACGATTTGCCAGTCAGGACCACGGCTTCGGTATCGGGCGAGAGCTCCTTACATTTGCCGATAACTTGGATGCCGGTGAGGCCGGGCATATCGAGATCGACGATGATGCAATCGTAGGTGTTGCGCTCCAGCGCGGCCACGGCGGTGAGACCATCGGGACAGACGGTGACTTCGTGGCCCATGCGATCCAGCTCGATGCGCATGAGTTCCTGGAGCGAGCGTTCGTCATCGGCGAATAGCAACTTCAATCGTTTACGCGGCTTGATAGCGATGATGCGGCTCCTTGTGTGGACGGCCAGTCGGAAAGTATTTAAGCGAGTTCGTTGTTAAGCTATGCTGCGAGTTGCTTCTTGGCTCCCGCCGACTGAGCGCTCGGCGGCAAATGGTTGAGCGGCGATTTTTTGGCTTCTGACAAGGGAAGCGTGACGTGAAATTGTGAGCCGCGGCCGGGACCCGCGCTAACGGCTTCGATCTGTCCGCCATGCTCGCTGACAATGCGATAGACGATGGAAAGGCCCAGGCCAGTGCCTTGACCGCCGCGCTTGCGGGTGAAGAACGGCTCGAACAGGTGCTTAAGCACTTCACTGGTCATGCCGCAGCCATCGTCAGTGAAAATCATTTCCGCGAAGTCTGGCTTGCGGGTCAGTTGGATGGTAAGCGTGCCGCCGGCATCGACGCTGTCGAGTGCATTGGTGACAAGGTTGAGCACCACCTGTTTGATTTCTTGAGCGTTCACCGGAGCGAAGACGCCTTCGCCCGCATTGAATTCGATTTTTCGGTTTTGGTATTTGCCGACATGGCGGACCATATCGATGACGCCTTGGATCAGCTCGCGCAGGTCGGTGCTTTGGCGTTTGACTTCGCCCAGGCGAGAAAAATCGAGCAGCTTCTCCGTAATTTCCTTGCAGCGGAAGGCCTCGGTCTGAATCATTTTTAGGTACCGCTGCACGACCTGGACTTGGTCGTTGCCGACAGGGCACATTTCCATCAGCCGGCCTTCCAGCGACTCGGCGCATAAGGCAATTGAAGCCAGCGGATTGTTGATTTCATGAGCCACGCCGGCCGCGAGGAAGCCCACGCTGGCCAGTTGCTCGCTGCGGACGACTTGCTTGGTGCGGAGTTGGACCTGGCGATCGAGATCGTCACGGATGGTGCAGAAGCGGGTGGTCATGTCGTTCATGGCGGCGCTGAGCTCGGCCATTTCGTCGTGCGACTCCAACTGGATGCGATAGTTAAAATCGCCGGCGGCAACAATGCGCGAGCCTTTTACCAGCAGTCGCAAGGGACGAAAAATCCAGCGGTAGCCCAAGCGAATGAACACGGCCACAAACACCGTGGCAGCGATCGCGCAGATCCAAGCGAGAATGATCCAAGCGCGATAGCGGGAGTGGACTTCGTCCTTGAGCTCTTGCATGCGCTCCTGAAGAAAGCTGGGGAGCTTGGCAACCAGAAATTGCAAATCCGCCAAATCGATTTTGACGTTATCGGTGTGCGGCGTGCGATACGATTCGGCGTTGTCGGCGGCTGCATCCGACTTAGGGATGTCGTATTGGATGGCGACGCTATGTTCGTCGCCTCCATCGTTTTGGGCCAGCGGCTTGTTGCGATACCAATCGTTCTCGGCCGTTTCTTTTTCGACATTCGCCAGCAGATGCTTGACTTGGGCCAATGCCACAAACTCCTGGCTGGCGTCGCCTAAGCGAAATTCGGAGCGCTCGGTTTCCTTGAGTGCGTTCTCGTAATCTTGTGCCGTAGCCTGTGCCTTGGAAAACTCGTGCCGGAAATCGTCGCTGAGCTGCTGTTCCGAAACCGTGGGCAATTCCAATTGCGGATAGCGGCCCAAAAACTCCAGATTGGCTAGAAAGACGCGCAAATTACTGACTCGTTCCGACAGAGCCGTAGCCGGCGGCAATTCGCGAGCGCGACTGCTGATGCTGCGCACTAGCTCGCGATAGGCATAGGTGCCCTGGAAGCTGCTAGTGGACATCGTAAGCATGATGACCAGCAGCAAGGCAATGCCTAACAACAATTTGTTCCGGATGGGCCACCGAGACAACACGCGCGACCTCCTTGTCGCTGGATGTCGAGAGATGCTAGCAGCTTCACAACATGCTGGCGTCGTGAGGCGGGGCGGAAAGTGTAGCAAATGATGCCGCGTGACAGAAGGCATTCTTTATGGCGATCTTTCCGACCTAGAAAGCTTTCGCGATTTCCTGTTTTATAGGTTTATCGGGAGTCGAAATGAGTATACGGAGCGGAATGTAACGGCTACCGCCACGGCGGTCTTGCCGCTATCACGCAACGCCGCTATTCTATTGCTCAATTCTAGTGCTTTCATTGCATCGGTGGCATCGAATGAACATGGCCAAGGAGACAGGTTTTCAAGCTTGGGCCGCACGATCGCGCGGATGGATCGGCGTTTTTGTATTAGTGCCATTTAGCATTTTGGTTTTGTTGTCTACCCCACGATCTTTGGAAGGTAGTTGGGAAGACTTCATCTTTGACCAAGTGGCGTGGATGATGTTTTTCGCAGGCGCCGCTTTTCGCTGGTGGTCGACGCTGTACATTGGCGGTCGAAAAACCGCGAGCTTAATCCAAGAAGGTCCGTATTCGCTGTGCCGTAATCCACTTTACGTCGGCACATTCTTGATGGTGCTTTCGGTAGCGATTTTTTTAGAAAGCTTGACGTTTGCGCTGGGGTTGGTGTTGGCAAGCGGGATCTATCTTTTCACCACGGTGCCTGTTGAAGAAAGGCGCTTGCACCAATGCTTTGGGGAAGAATATGCAAGCTACTGCCGAAAGGTGCCCCGATTTGTGCCGCAACTGAGCAGCTTTCGCAGTGCGGCAACCATTGAAGTACGCATCGGCGGTTTATTTTCTGAAGCCATTCGGGCTGCCCGCTGGATTTGGATTCCCATTCTGTGCCTTTTGATTGTGCAATTGAGGTCACAGCCCAACTGGCCGCATCTGCTGCGATTGCCGTAAAAACCGGCCTTCGGCCTAAAAAGCAGTTTCTGCTAATGTTGATAAACTCGTCGCATGCACTGCGCACCCAGTAAGGCCAATATCACATTACCTGCCCATACGCTCCAGCATGGTACTGCGCCTGATTTTGCTTTCGAAACGCCTAACACGAGAAGCGGGTAATAACAAAGCAAGATTGGTAGAAAGCAGACAAAAAAACTGCTGAGAAAGTCGGCATTTCGCATGTAAATGGCCAGCGGCACGCCCAACAGCACGAAGCCCAAGCAGCTAAAGCCGTTGGCCCAGCGGCGATAAGGTTCCATGTTTAACCGGTAAAGCCGTTGCTGGGCTTCGTTCAATTCTGACGAATCGGTAGTCCAGGAAGCATTCGCCAAGCTGGAAAAATCGCCGCTAATGAGTTGGTAAGCGGCCTTTGCAGCGAGTTGTTGCTGAAGCGATTGAATACGACTTACCTGATTAATTTTTTCTTGGGGGATGACATTCATCGGTAAATAAGAGGGACTGCTGCCACCACCGTTTTTGCGGCTCGCTTCGCTCAAAGGAATTGCTTGCTCCCAGCTTGGCAGCTCGAGCTGCCCGTCGCCAATTTCCACCGTGCAGTTGGTGCAGGAAATGTTAAGAACCTGGGCCGCCAAATCGGTTCTCATCGTGGCTTCGTCACAAATGATGGTTCGGGTAGGTTGATCGCCATCTCCCTGCAGCGTGATGGTAGGATGAATTAAGCGCTTGCCAACGACATCGGCGACATTGATGAAAAACTGCTTAGCGCTATAGGAATGTTGTTGTCGCAAACGACCGTACGCAATTTCTTCAACCCCATCAATCACCACGCGTGCGGCGCCGTTGTATCCCCAGGAAACGGCCACATCGTTCAACCACACGGCCCAAAGGCTAATAACAAATGCCAAAATGAAAGCCGGCCATAACAACACCAAGGGAGAAATGCCACTGGCTTTGACCGCGATAATTTCATTCGTTGACGACATCCGTCCGAATACATTGCAGCTGGCAAACAAAATCGTAGCTGGCACGGCAAAGCGTAGGGCGTCCGGCAACACGAAAGGTATCAGCAGAATAATTTGTTTGACGCCTAACCCCTCGAGATAGGCTTCTTTTACCAAGCCGACCAGCAAAAAAAACAGCGTCATCCCGGCAAGCGATACCAGGAAGACCTTGAGCAGCTCGATCAAAACATAGCGCGTTAGAATTCGCATGACAGGTGAGTAAATGTAGCGATTTCCGGGAATCGCGGAAATGACAATTCTTCCGCCGCGGAGATTTTGCCCGATCGAAACAGAGAAATTCGCCCCAGCGAATGATTATTTCCAGCCGGTTGAGAACTAACTGCTTTCAGTAGAAGGCCGCGGCTGGTAGCTTCCAGTTCGCACGTGTGCTTGCTGATTGCGCAACTCATTCATCATCAGGCGCAGTGCAGTAGAAAACTCGCGGACGGCCAGCGGATAATTGCGAGCGTCGAATGCTTGCTTGCCAATCAGCGCTCGCGAGTTAAATTCGTCCCAGTTCACTGCCCACTGCTCTTCCGTCGCAGCATCTCGTAATTGCTCAATCATGGACAACAGTTCCCGCACAACTTCTTCGGTGGGAGAACAATCGGAAGTAGCATGCGGGCCAGTGCCCAGCCGAATTCCGGCCGGAAGGTAGCGAGTTTCTTGTTCTTGTGGCGAAATTCGAAGTAGCAAACCGACCACGCCCAAAGCAATTCCAACCAAGATCGCGCATAAAGCCGGAATACTTAACTGGGCCGCGCCCAAGAGGACCGCCAGCAGAAAACAAACAGCAGACGCCAACCACAGTTTTTGAAGCGGGGGGGCCGGAGATATTGAGGCAGATTGGTCGGACAAAGCGAACGGCTTAACTTGCCATCCGCCGGCGGGCGTCAGGGTTGTATTTTTGACACGGATGACAATTGCCGTAACATTGTCGGGCCCGCCGCGCAAGTTGGCGATGTCGACCATCACCTGCGCGACTTCTGCCAAAGGCAACGATTGCAAAAAAGCTCCAATTTCCGAGTCAGAT
Proteins encoded:
- a CDS encoding HAMP domain-containing sensor histidine kinase, which codes for MLSRWPIRNKLLLGIALLLVIMLTMSTSSFQGTYAYRELVRSISSRARELPPATALSERVSNLRVFLANLEFLGRYPQLELPTVSEQQLSDDFRHEFSKAQATAQDYENALKETERSEFRLGDASQEFVALAQVKHLLANVEKETAENDWYRNKPLAQNDGGDEHSVAIQYDIPKSDAAADNAESYRTPHTDNVKIDLADLQFLVAKLPSFLQERMQELKDEVHSRYRAWIILAWICAIAATVFVAVFIRLGYRWIFRPLRLLVKGSRIVAAGDFNYRIQLESHDEMAELSAAMNDMTTRFCTIRDDLDRQVQLRTKQVVRSEQLASVGFLAAGVAHEINNPLASIALCAESLEGRLMEMCPVGNDQVQVVQRYLKMIQTEAFRCKEITEKLLDFSRLGEVKRQSTDLRELIQGVIDMVRHVGKYQNRKIEFNAGEGVFAPVNAQEIKQVVLNLVTNALDSVDAGGTLTIQLTRKPDFAEMIFTDDGCGMTSEVLKHLFEPFFTRKRGGQGTGLGLSIVYRIVSEHGGQIEAVSAGPGRGSQFHVTLPLSEAKKSPLNHLPPSAQSAGAKKQLAA
- a CDS encoding isoprenylcysteine carboxylmethyltransferase family protein; protein product: MSTPRSLEGSWEDFIFDQVAWMMFFAGAAFRWWSTLYIGGRKTASLIQEGPYSLCRNPLYVGTFLMVLSVAIFLESLTFALGLVLASGIYLFTTVPVEERRLHQCFGEEYASYCRKVPRFVPQLSSFRSAATIEVRIGGLFSEAIRAARWIWIPILCLLIVQLRSQPNWPHLLRLP
- a CDS encoding LptF/LptG family permease, whose amino-acid sequence is MRILTRYVLIELLKVFLVSLAGMTLFFLLVGLVKEAYLEGLGVKQIILLIPFVLPDALRFAVPATILFASCNVFGRMSSTNEIIAVKASGISPLVLLWPAFILAFVISLWAVWLNDVAVSWGYNGAARVVIDGVEEIAYGRLRQQHSYSAKQFFINVADVVGKRLIHPTITLQGDGDQPTRTIICDEATMRTDLAAQVLNISCTNCTVEIGDGQLELPSWEQAIPLSEASRKNGGGSSPSYLPMNVIPQEKINQVSRIQSLQQQLAAKAAYQLISGDFSSLANASWTTDSSELNEAQQRLYRLNMEPYRRWANGFSCLGFVLLGVPLAIYMRNADFLSSFFVCFLPILLCYYPLLVLGVSKAKSGAVPCWSVWAGNVILALLGAQCMRRVYQH
- a CDS encoding protein phosphatase 2C domain-containing protein; translated protein: MRRANNQDAHTEVLAPDMESWLRRGHLFVVCDGMGAHAAGELASEMAAEGIPHTYLKYHDLSAPDAIRKSIEEVNGQIHGRGQANPDFQGMGTTASALLLLPQGALVAHVGDSRVYRMRGHQLEQLTFDHSLVWEMSAAGQVPKSALPGFVPKNIITRSLGPHADVRVDLEGPYPLEAGDIFLLCSDGLTGQVSDSEIGAFLQSLPLAEVAQVMVDIANLRGGPDNVTAIVIRVKNTTLTPAGGWQVKPFALSDQSASISPAPPLQKLWLASAVCFLLAVLLGAAQLSIPALCAILVGIALGVVGLLLRISPQEQETRYLPAGIRLGTGPHATSDCSPTEEVVRELLSMIEQLRDAATEEQWAVNWDEFNSRALIGKQAFDARNYPLAVREFSTALRLMMNELRNQQAHVRTGSYQPRPSTESS